From a region of the Megalops cyprinoides isolate fMegCyp1 chromosome 13, fMegCyp1.pri, whole genome shotgun sequence genome:
- the LOC118788240 gene encoding pyruvate dehydrogenase [acetyl-transferring]-phosphatase 2, mitochondrial-like — protein sequence MMSVTVSSLLSHCAKGTALPHLLSLCHVQRGMASQCCCLGLRPSKAWLRGPSSHRDCALGPGVGPRAPRHSSSAGEDPDYQLTPAQVDGILQANEQSVRVPELEGRGQSAVLRFESNQLAANTPNEDRRSSATCLQTRGMMFGVFDGHCGHACAQTVSERLLYYAAVALMPQRSLEEIEDAVESRRPVPPLLQWYKHHNDYNYRESSPLYAEHLRLFWQELLAGEEHLEGMSPQDALDRAFRRLDADISLEAQAPLESDPLRSAALQTAFAGSTACVAFVDGEGVHVANAGDCRAVLGAQAGDGSWSAVPLSRDHNATNGVEVERVRSRHPEAEQDTVVADERLLGILMPLRAFGDVRFKWSRELQRSVLEDARDLEDLAVYQYTPPNYLTPPYLEAAPELTYHRLRPGDRFLILASDGLWDMLESQEAVQLVAEHLTGLRQQGALFAREWQVGAGRARGQPLECPAPAAPHLDANSATHLIRHAIGLNEYGEVDQERLAAMLSLPEDTARMYRDDITVTVIYFNSNTMKEQEN from the coding sequence ATGATGTCAGTTACAGTGTCCTCACTCCTATCACACTGTGCTAAGGGGACTGCCTTGCCCCacctgctttctctctgccatGTCCAGCGCGGAATGgcctctcagtgctgctgtttgggTCTCCGGCCCAGCAAGGCCTGGCTGCGTGGGCCCTCCTCCCACAGAGACTGTGCCCTGGGCCCCGGCGTTGGTCCCCGGGCCCCGCGGCACTCCTCCTCAGCTGGTGAGGACCCAGACTACCAGCTGACGCCGGCGCAAGTCGACGGCATCCTGCAGGCGAACGAGCAGTCCGTGCGGGTGCCTGAGCTGGAGGGCAGGGGCCAGAGCGCCGTGCTCAGGTTCGAGAGCAACCAGCTAGCCGCCAACACGCCCAACGAGGACCGGCGCAGCAGCGCCACCTGCCTGCAGACCAGGGGCATGATGTTCGGGGTGTTCGACGGGCACTGCGGCCACGCCTGCGCCCAGACGGTCAGCGAGCGGCTGCTCTACTACGCGGCCGTGGCGCTCATGCCCCAGAGGAGCCTGGAGGAGATTGAGGACGCCGTGGAGAGCCGCAGGCCTGTGCCACCCCTCCTGCAGTGGTACAAGCACCACAATGACTACAACTACCGCGAGTCGTCCCCGCTCTACGCCGAGCACCTCCGTCTCTTCTggcaggagctgctggccgGAGAGGAGCACCTGGAAGGCATGAGCCCCCAGGACGCCCTGGATCGCGCCTTCCGCAGGCTGGACGCCGACATCTCCCTGGAGGCCCAGGCGCCCCTGGAGAGCGACCCGCTGCGGAGCGCGGCGCTGCAGACGGCCTTCGCCGGCTCCACGGCCTGCGTGGCGTTCGTGGACGGCGAGGGTGTCCACGTGGCCAACGCCGGGGACTGCCGGGCCGTGCTGGGGGCGCAGGCAGGGGATGGGAGCTGGAGCGCCGTGCCGCTGTCCCGCGACCACAACGCCACCAAcggggtggaggtggagagggtCCGGTCCCGGCACCCCGAGGCGGAGCAGGACACGGTGGTGGCAGACGAGAGGCTGCTGGGGATCCTCATGCCCCTGCGGGCTTTCGGAGACGTCCGCTTCAAGTGGAGCCGTGAGCTGCAGAGGAGTGTCCTGGAGGATGCCCGGGACCTGGAGGACCTGGCCGTCTACCAGTACACGCCCCCAAACTACCTCACGCCTCCTTATCTGGAGGCAGCGCCGGAGCTGACCTATCACCGGCTGAGGCCCGGAGACCGCTTCCTGATCCTGGCGTCGGACGGGCTGTGGGACATGCTGGAGAGCCAGGAGGCGGTGCAGCTGGTGGCGGAGCACCTGACGGGCCTTcggcagcagggggcgctgttcgCCCGCGAGTGGCAGGTGGGTGCGGGCCGGGCACGCGGCCAGCCACTAGAGTGCCCCGCCCCGGCTGCTCCCCACCTCGACGCCAACTCCGCCACGCACCTCATCCGGCACGCCATTGGCCTCAACGAATACGGCGAGGTCGACCAGGAGCGCCTGGCCGCCATGCTGTCCCTGCCGGAGGACACGGCGCGGATGTACCGCGATGACATCACGGTCACCGTCATCTACTTCAACTCCAACACAATGAAAGAGCAGGAGAACTAG